From one Lysinibacillus sp. G4S2 genomic stretch:
- a CDS encoding ATPase: protein MPLTTGPVENTGNQPANATSVRIKILNLTGGPLTGVIRVFRLNGTRQLLSTTSFSVGANASTFFTRGLGLSAQYEVEIAPNQPGGLYSVYGLTASSVIITAQRFVNSELTQIQ from the coding sequence ATGCCTTTAACTACAGGTCCAGTTGAAAATACAGGGAATCAACCAGCAAATGCAACTAGCGTTCGTATTAAAATTCTTAATCTCACTGGAGGTCCGCTTACTGGAGTAATCAGAGTTTTCAGACTAAACGGTACGCGACAATTACTATCAACAACTTCCTTTAGCGTAGGTGCTAATGCTTCTACTTTCTTCACTCGAGGTTTAGGACTCTCAGCTCAATATGAAGTAGAAATTGCGCCAAATCAACCAGGCGGATTATATAGTGTTTACGGGTTAACAGCTTCAAGTGTTATCATTACTGCCCAAAGGTTTGTAAACTCAGAATTAACACAGATTCAATAA
- a CDS encoding translation initiation factor 2 → MAYVGTAISTLGDGIQTIAAGLALDALRNSNTQNSQNDTEQSMQKDNMQKQIDYLIYELKQIKKIIK, encoded by the coding sequence TTGGCCTATGTCGGCACAGCTATTTCTACATTAGGAGATGGCATTCAAACAATAGCTGCTGGTCTAGCATTAGATGCGTTAAGAAATTCCAATACCCAAAATTCTCAAAATGATACGGAACAATCCATGCAGAAAGATAATATGCAAAAACAGATTGATTATCTTATTTACGAATTAAAGCAAATAAAAAAAATAATCAAATAA
- a CDS encoding alpha/beta hydrolase — protein MSIYKTQSGREMSLKLYDAQLNKLDYLFKDVYVHTRFGRTHIIETGNLLGEPLLVFHGGNSTTAYNLLMYRFLLKDFHVYAVDIIGHPGKSEEVSLSPRNYDYGKWASEVIKGLGFDKIACFGVSFGGGVLAKLMCIAPEKVEKSVLIVPSGINNAFPISTLKMLIPLLKYKLTKMEKYIKETALFMAIKEEFLDKDTLDMVKDSFDHVKTKVGMPSNVNEKLMQQCKAPTLIMAGENDCLFPARKVLPRAKRIIPNNTVHMLKGCGHMHMMPEREMKMIVEFLKE, from the coding sequence ATGAGTATATACAAAACACAATCGGGAAGAGAAATGTCATTAAAGCTTTATGATGCTCAATTGAATAAATTGGATTATTTATTTAAGGATGTTTACGTTCATACACGTTTTGGAAGAACACATATCATTGAAACTGGCAATCTATTGGGTGAACCATTGCTAGTATTTCATGGCGGTAATAGTACGACTGCCTATAATTTACTAATGTATAGATTCCTGCTTAAGGATTTTCACGTTTATGCGGTTGATATTATTGGCCACCCTGGAAAAAGCGAAGAAGTGAGTCTTTCTCCTAGAAATTATGATTATGGAAAGTGGGCAAGTGAAGTTATTAAAGGGCTTGGATTTGATAAAATAGCTTGTTTTGGGGTTTCGTTTGGAGGCGGCGTTTTGGCAAAACTGATGTGTATCGCACCGGAAAAAGTAGAAAAATCCGTATTAATTGTGCCATCAGGTATTAATAATGCCTTTCCAATCAGTACTCTTAAAATGCTGATACCACTACTCAAATATAAACTAACAAAGATGGAAAAATATATAAAAGAAACCGCTTTATTTATGGCTATTAAAGAAGAATTTCTTGATAAAGATACTTTGGATATGGTGAAAGATAGTTTTGATCATGTAAAAACAAAAGTAGGGATGCCATCCAATGTGAATGAGAAATTAATGCAACAGTGTAAAGCACCGACACTTATTATGGCAGGAGAAAACGATTGTTTATTTCCAGCGAGAAAAGTATTACCAAGAGCAAAAAGAATCATACCAAATAACACAGTTCATATGTTAAAGGGGTGCGGACACATGCATATGATGCCAGAGCGTGAAATGAAAATGATCGTTGAATTTCTTAAGGAGTAA
- a CDS encoding IS3 family transposase (programmed frameshift), whose product MTKRKSYDKEFKLEAVQLVESGKRVAEVARELDLAEQTLHNWVKKFSKDGEVAFVGSGNLKPEDKENKELEKRIRDLEEENAILKKANGHLCERPEVIYNFIQQHRHEFRVAKMCEVLGVSRSGYYEWLNRPKSNQKERKEKLTSQIKRVYLDSRRNYGSPKITKQLNSEGVSVSQKTVSRIMKEEGIRSKTVKQYKATTNSKHNLPVYPNLLDQQFKVERPGQAWVADITYIWTSEGWLYLATIMELFSRRIIGWAMDERMTKELVILALKRAIRTQTPTPGLIHHSDRGSQYASKEYQQVLRTNRMITSMSRKGNCYDNACIESFHSVIKRELVFHEKYKTRDQAKKSIIEYIVSFYNYKRIHSFTNYMSPIAYEKQYFKTSQKTKVI is encoded by the exons ATGACAAAACGAAAAAGTTATGACAAAGAATTTAAATTAGAGGCAGTACAATTAGTTGAAAGTGGCAAGAGAGTTGCTGAGGTTGCACGTGAGCTGGATCTTGCAGAACAGACATTACACAATTGGGTAAAGAAATTTAGTAAAGATGGCGAAGTTGCATTTGTTGGTAGTGGGAATTTAAAGCCTGAGGATAAGGAAAATAAAGAATTAGAAAAAAGAATACGTGACCTAGAAGAGGAAAATGCCATCTTAAAAAAGGCTA ATGGGCATCTTTGCGAAAGACCGGAAGTAATTTACAACTTTATTCAACAGCACCGACACGAATTCCGTGTGGCAAAGATGTGCGAAGTATTAGGTGTTTCAAGAAGTGGTTACTACGAGTGGCTGAACCGACCAAAGAGTAATCAAAAAGAACGGAAAGAAAAGTTAACCAGCCAAATAAAACGAGTGTATTTGGACTCAAGAAGAAATTATGGTAGTCCGAAAATTACAAAACAATTGAATTCAGAAGGAGTCTCTGTATCGCAAAAAACAGTATCGCGAATTATGAAAGAAGAAGGCATTCGCTCAAAAACAGTGAAACAATACAAAGCGACGACGAATTCAAAACATAATCTACCAGTATATCCAAATCTATTAGACCAACAATTTAAAGTAGAACGCCCTGGACAAGCGTGGGTAGCTGACATTACGTATATATGGACCAGTGAAGGTTGGCTCTATCTAGCAACGATTATGGAGTTGTTTTCAAGACGAATCATCGGTTGGGCAATGGATGAGAGAATGACAAAGGAATTAGTGATCCTCGCCTTAAAACGAGCAATCAGAACTCAGACTCCAACGCCTGGGCTCATTCATCATTCAGATCGTGGGAGCCAGTATGCGTCGAAGGAATACCAACAAGTGTTACGAACTAACAGAATGATTACAAGTATGAGTAGAAAAGGAAACTGTTACGATAATGCATGTATCGAGTCATTTCATAGCGTCATCAAAAGAGAGTTAGTTTTTCATGAAAAGTATAAAACGAGAGATCAGGCCAAGAAAAGTATCATTGAATACATCGTTAGTTTTTATAACTACAAGCGTATCCATTCTTTTACAAATTATATGTCGCCCATTGCATACGAAAAGCAATATTTCAAAACTTCACAAAAAACTAAGGTCATATAA